The following DNA comes from Methanosarcina vacuolata Z-761.
TAAAACAGGCGCATACATAGAAATAGTTACACCGATATTATCGGCTCCCTCGCTTATGGAAAAGATTCACAAAAACTTGTAAAAAGTATAATTTAAGTTTATTATAGAGTTAGGGGAAGTTGTTCCTTCAGACAACTTTTCTCCAATATGTTTGAATAAAATTTAACTGCCTGAGACAACTGCAACTTCTTTTCTTTTTAAGTCGTTTCAGATATCGGTTACCTTCTGTTGAGTAGTTTCAGATATCGGTTATCTTCTGTTGAGTAGTTTCAGATATTGGTTATCTTCTGTTGAGTGGTTTCAGAAATCTATTAATAAGATATGCCAAGTACCGACCTCGAAACCCTGTCATAAATTCCCGAAATGTCACATCCGACCTTTTTTGCTACAATAAGTGCCACGATCCGGATATCCACAAGATAGGAAAGCCGGTCCTGCATGAAATTAATCTCAGAAACCAATTTTTGCCGGCTTATCCCAATGTCTGCGGAGATAAATTCCAGAACTTGCTCAAAGGAAATTTCTTCTTTCATATGCGCTTTTTCTTCAGAACTGTCTGGATTTTCAAGAAAATTCTCCGACGGTTTGAAAGCATGTGGAACCCGGATACTTTCCACATCAAAACCGGGCACAAGAACCCCGGCTTTGAGTATGAGAACACCTGTTTCAAGGGCTTTTTCCTTTACTTTTGAGGCAGTTTTCGGGGAAAACCATTTCAGGTCAAAAGCCAGGGAATACTCAAAATCCTTTTCTGAAAGAGAAGTTGCAAGAGTTTTTTTAAAAGGAGCGGAGACTACGCGTTTAAGTTCTTCCATCAACTGCACCCATAAAAATTGATATGGCACGGAGAGTTTAATTTGATATTGAGAGTATAATATTTTAAGTGTATAATATTGTTGAGAGTATAATATTGTTGAAAGCATAATATTTTAAGTGTGTAATATTGTTGAAAGCATAATATTGTTGAAAGCATAATATTGTTGAAAGCATAATATTGTTGAGAGTATAATATTTTAAGTGTATAATATTATTGGAAAAATGAATATTATTATGAATGTAATATAAACGTTTAAGATAAATAAATCTAAAATCAAGAAATTTAATTAAAGACTCAAAAATTTAAAGTCTCCGGCTCAGGATTTTCTACCCTGAACTTCTGCCGGAGTAAAGTCTTCCTGAAAAGGAAAGTTTAGAGTGTCACAAGTTTGGCATCAAGGATTCCGTCGACTTTCCTGACTTCCTCAAGAATTGGGTCCGAAACTTCGGAGTCTACGTTAAGAACCATCATGGTCACGCCTCCAATTTCTGATCTGCCAACCTGCATGCCTGAAATATTGATATTGTTTTTACCGAGTACCATGCAGCACGGTCCGATAACGTTGGGCCTGTTGATGTGTTTGGCAAAAATCATATGGCCTGCAGGGAAGATATCTACTCTGTCATCATCGACTACGACGATCTTTGGATCGTCTCCGACAACAGTGCCTGCGACCAGCTTTGTCTTGCCGTTGCTGCTAAGTTTGATACTGATAGTTGAAGAGTATTCCTCAGAAGATTCTGATTTACTTTCCACGACTGCAATCATTCTGGACTTTGCAAGAGTGGGTGCATTGACATAGTTAACTCCGGAACCGAGAGCCATTTCAAGCAGCCCTTTGAGAGCCGAGACTGTAAGAGGTCTTGTATCTTTTCCGGAAATCTCTCCATTATATCCGATTTCGACTTTTTCGTAGTTTCCGTCTACGAGCTGCCCTGCAATCTTACCCATAATTTCCGAGAGCCTGATGTAAGGGGCAAGGACTGCCATAGCTTCCGGCTTTACTGAGGGGATATTGATTGCGTTCTTTGCAGATCCGCCTGTGAGGACAGACGCTACTTCCTTTGCAATATCTACTGCCACATTAACCTGGGCTTCCTGTGTAGAGGCACCAAGGTGAGGG
Coding sequences within:
- a CDS encoding DUF2240 family protein; the protein is MEELKRVVSAPFKKTLATSLSEKDFEYSLAFDLKWFSPKTASKVKEKALETGVLILKAGVLVPGFDVESIRVPHAFKPSENFLENPDSSEEKAHMKEEISFEQVLEFISADIGISRQKLVSEINFMQDRLSYLVDIRIVALIVAKKVGCDISGIYDRVSRSVLGISY